CACGCCTTCAGGAGCTcgactgttttcggaaataatcgtgcagctgtatctgtcttttataaatgtgatcaagcTCAAGATTCTTCAAAGATActaagtatgcaatactactctataggtactcaaggttaatatgagattggcagaaactgtgtgtggtACCTCCGCTTTAACAAACGTACATCAATAAACACTACTGCTGTCAATCAATTGCAGTGGATTtggcaacaatgcaaaatgcaGCAAATCGCACTGTAATTAGAAAGCTTTGACTATCTTCACACAGAAATGAACAAACAAGTGTCTACCAAAAATAAGTCGAAAAATTCTAGACTATTCGACCAGCAGTCACCCAAGCCTATTGATTGCCACACCGCAAAGGACAAGCAAATCATATTCTACCCTTTACAAGGAATTGCTTACATTATTAAAGCTAGGCGTGGGGGAATAATCTAAACTATGTGCAACCCCACGCTGAAATTCAAGTGCCGATCAAGCCCTGAAAGTGAAAATGGGTACATGATTGAACTGTTGTACAAATCTTTCATCTGAAGCATCAGTAAATGAGCTCAACATACAGCCACTCCAGGAAATCTACTGAGGCACACAAGAATGCTTAACAAACGTCAGTTGCACCTGAGCTTCCAGTTTGGTCTTGGCATCCACACAAGGACTTTCACACAGCTTTGCTAGCTGCTCTCCGTGTTTCGCAGCCTTCCGCAAACGAGCCAGAAGGTGGAATCGCTTCCTGGGCTCAGTGTTTGCTTCCTGTTTCAGCTGCATGGCATAACTCCATGCTCTTTCTGCTTCTATTAATACTATTAACAGATATCTagggtaaaaaataaaataagagtgAGCAGGATACAAGTGAGTATCTGAgtcatttgaaaatgtaattgtgaatcattaacatttattttcaagattttattttttgccatatcaCCCAGCCCTAAGACAATTTTAAAGATTTCACTAACATCTACCACCTATGTTGCCTTGTCATGTAGGTTGTTcacaaattaacatttttatttaaattgtaccAGAAAGACTTACCTGTTGTCTTTAAGCATCTCCACTGTCACTTTCTTCCCAGAAAACTTGTGCCGATTGCCCATTTTAAAGCCCAGAGTCTTCCTTAATCGACGCAGACGTCTAGAGCAGTAGCCCCTTTggtgaaagaaagaatgaacaAGATTCAAGTTGAAGTCATTGCTCACAACAGGTTCTGTCACATGTGTGATATTAACCAATATGAAAACACAGATGCCAAATGTACCTTTTGCAAGCTACAatctaaaaaacacaaacagctggGTCATTTTATTGGGTTATTTTCACAGTGTTGGGTAGTTTTTTTTCTAACCCAGTTAGTTGGGTTAAAGGGTGGGTCATTTTAACTGACAGCTAAAACAGCGCACCCCTTACCCCACCCCGATGCATTAAATGGTTATGGTCACGCATCTTCTGCCTCAAATTAACCTCACAGTGCGGTTACCCGACACCTGTGTTTTTAATCACCTGAGGATAGAGTGGTTTTCAGTGAGTATTATTGGGGAAAAAAGGTTTgtatcaatgtttttttttaatctataaTCCATTGCTGTCTGcaagaaaatgttaaattatgcaAAATATGATGGTTCACATGACTGTTATAAGTAACAAGTTTTGTCAGCTTTGAACTGTTGAACCTTTAACCTTAATGCACTTTGGATCATGGACATTGTTGTTGTCTTTTTCCTGCATTTTCGACtaattaaaattacattttgttcaACGTTTATATGAATACATGACTTTTATCAGtcaatgggtctcattcactaagcatACGCACATTTTCACGAACAATCATGATTCACTAAAACATTCGCACTACAATTTATTCTAAATTTAAGAGAAAATAATCACTCTTTATTGTTAAGGGAAAAAGTATGTGTCATCGTAGGATAATAGTTATATAGCtactatatataattatatttattattaagctAAAAcgtatatttaattttaaaatgatttcatcatatAAAGTGAAAGAGTAAGAAAAGCTGAGTTAGACTATAGCACGAGCGGCCAGGTTTCTCTGAATGACAGCGCTTTACGAGAGAGCTCTGTAAACTGTGTGTCAGTATGAAAggtgttttattgtaaatgaactGATTTTGAGGACTGCGCACTTGGAATTACTCAAAGATCTGGTGGGGTTGCGTGGAGTATCTTTGACTTAAGTGGTGACAGGCGGTAAAGGAACGTTATGCGGAAAGCCCTAATATGGATATGGTATGGGCGTGATTtttatgcaaatgaataaacacATGTGCGCGGCCGCTCATTTAGAATACTCCAAATTCACTAACATCAGGACGAGGTTTAGAAGAAATTCATGTGCATACGCATGTGTTGTGAATTAGatggaaataaatacaaataatctACGCAAatattagtgaatgagacccattgttactgttaattattattgcttaAATAATTGAATTTAAGTTTCTATGAATGCTTGACTGTTAGAAGGGACCTCTTATtatcatgttcgaaaaaacaTCTTCAGTTAGCACGCACTATAGCCTTGAGggcctttgtgtgtgtgattgtagtGAGAACGAGTGGAAAATCCCAAGACGGACATAACAACCGGAGACCTAGTGGCCTATAGTTCTATAGAGCTCCTGAGGTTGACGTCATGCAATCTGAACTCAGCCATTTTGGCAGGCATTCAGGAGAGTGCTAGAGCAGCTGTAGCATTGGTATTGACAGTGgtcaaacaataatttaaaactaGGCTGTATAGACTTTACAAAATCGTACTATTTTAACATGATGGACAGCTGCTGTGCACCAGGATGTCGAAACAGGCGGGGGAAAGCAAAGAGAAAATCATTTTATCATTTGCAGACTCCAAAGTTGAatatccattacaaaattcacgTCAATTTTTACCACTTCAGGCTTTTAAAGAGTCAAGAGACAAGTGAGTTTAACCTCAAAGTTAGATTGCAGAAAGTAAGTGTGATCAAAATGATTATAAGCATGAATGCCtcatatacatttaatttcacttcaTATCCGTTAAATATCCACATTAGGGCTGGGCGGTATGACGGAATATtctgttaccgcggaataaaatgtcaaccgtacgAGATTTTTCTCTTCCGTGTATTCCgcagaatgtaaataagtaggtgTGGTTAACTCAGCGATCTGCAAATTGGGCGTTATTCTGAAAAAACAAGTAAATGAATGCACCAATAACAAATTAACGTTATCAAAtattctttcagtctgtagttttgtgatccgcccagtccggcgctttctcCTGTTCCGCAGTGCTCCTGCAGGGATCTGtgctctcgcacaatcgtttcgCTTTATGTCCTTGTTATCAGTCCTCCTTACTATAATGGtgttcataacaaaacaggaatgaagaaacattcgtcttttacaatCACGTCTTCAAATTTGATATAAGGTGAAGGACACCACcaattaatgatgtgattttaatgcggtgttaatgatcagtctaaatgctgtaaacataaaTGCTACAAAGACCTTCTGCTTTAatataattacaattattattaataattataacaattattaatttgtaaatcgcagtgaatctcatgtgtggccatttgtgattttgttacggagataaaggaCGATATCAGGGATTTTTGGCAGTTTTACAccatttttgtgttattttcctatggcatctgatagcggttggacccggaaactGTATATGTTCATTAtaggtgcgtttacacttggcattaacatgcgatctcggtgatccgaacaagcagatcggatcttcagacaatcaggacacagcgcgtttacacttgtcaacaagtggctttCACATCTGGATaatgtgatcggatctctatagtttcccgcccattatttgAATAAGCCTGCTTTTTgaaaatagccccggtgcggggagatttcacacaacacgtataacggggaggatgagcatgttacagatttgatacgcagccatgttgaactcgaggcagcggtgggaagtaaaccatggttaaaacgattaatgatcatatatgtgaaagtataagcagaggacgtttgtaaaatgacacaagcttttgtacttgagctgtggcgggtttcactctcgcgcgcgcacgcacacacacacacacacacacacacacacacacacacacacacacacacacacacacacaggctttggttgactatccccgtggggacagtccataggcgtaatgtttttatactgtacaaactgtatattctatcccctatccctaaccctatccctaaacctaaagatcatagaacagtttttgcatttttagatttgtaaaaaatattgttctgtacaatttattagcttttttgcccctggggacctcaattttggtccccacggtgacacgagtccccatgtgttggtgtgtattcaggtttaggtccccaccgggatatacaaacatgaacacacacacacacacacacacacacacacacacagactctaatggtgtttttaaacacatcatttgtttattcatgtcacagacacataaaataatcacataagtaggccgacgttcctatgatcaaaagcgaccacttacatcgttctcgtctatttgggttggttcggctgaaagtgacagcgcgtcgtttctttggtctgcaccctaaatagcgtgcttactgacatcagctattagcaacactatacaatcttgtttctgtgtgtaaatgatatacggtgtattcagaactccgtttcaagctgcccATCTGCCACTTAATCTGTCTTccgtcagatccgtgggcgtggcttgttggttttgactaaatctttggtgtttcaagtcttacgaaacctttaccctaacccacaccctaaccctaaccttactctaaccatctaaactacctatgattgttaaaattgatgaaaaaacacattagggtgatgacgtcagactcaaaacaccaaggatttagtgagagccgtacgagacaagcggcagcagccctcggggaaccggagagttgattacgccgtataggctacagtaaacacacacacgtatgttagaaacaagctggtatagtgttgccatttgtgtctgtgacatgaaaataaacaaatgatgcgttttaagatggcgctgtgtgtgcgcgcgagtcaacgccattcatggcagtcacaaatacagcgatgatacagctgaagtggtcaagtaaaacatctcgtgtgatttgacataaatcctctgtaggttaaagtatccatgataatttcgtgggaaaatgaacgactgtgcaacgTTTGGGAGCAAGAGTAAAGTTTCCGCTgcatttgtcagctgctccgcagtctgacaggtttcggacagacgagagaataatgacagccggcggggttttctgtgaaattgtaccggtaaatgtagataaactgtctggattgcgtttacattacactgagatccgatcacaatgcgtccttgACTACCTCTGGACAGGGGCGgagccagggggtggccaatggtggccaaggccaccataaattaatctttggcCACCCCCCGGTCCCCCATCACCGCTTTGCCGGCAACTTTTTTGCGGAACCATTTTtgtacacagttgttcccatatggacgcatttcaacagcgcacctcaaacaagtacttctccacccaaactgaaggtggctgtaatacactcaacttgaatttcaaccaccaaccagtgttgccaacttggcgactttgtcgctagatttagcgacttttcagacCCCGTTAGagacttatttttcaaaaagcgactaatgacaaatctagctactttctgaataaGCCTTGGCGGCTTATtcagaaaacattctgcttcacgTCTATTGCCCCGCGAGAGTGAGCTTTTGCCTTCCCAGCAGCACCGCCTCTCTGTGTCTACTCTGTTCAGTGCGCGGcaggagaagcagcacattcagttcagaccgcaCTGACACGTGAATGAGAGAGgcatgtacaaacagtgtttccaagaactaatcacttattgaccttgttagagcatttatgatttaaaacgcgatgactgtatggacgcaaaaacaagaacacagacggattttagctgttcaacgaaagtgactgctggtgtgtagttttaattggttgagttcactcactattacatgcgtttttgttgtctgccaacagaaacagaaaaataagtcattaagaacctatttattgtgcatttgggtgtattgttttaatataatactgtatacaaccgctcagagagtagagatgTGAAGCAGACCTGAAGCACTTAGCTGTCAGAtactacgtgatgacgtcactgatatgcgcgtgacgtcatctggcgacatttagctactttccattgaaaagagttggcaacaccgccaccaacacaattacagaagaagtagtgttgttgttgttcacgTGTGCTCCAACGGACTTTGTGCGTGCAGTAGGAGGACTGTCTGTTTCCCGCCGcgagagaagaggtcacaggtaagttaacaagaagaatcaagtttattcactatgtttgaaatgtttcatgtcttaatgtatgtatattatggctggcgtgctgaagttgaaacagacatggtaaagtttgctaaattaatttaggctgttaatttagcagtatgaaagtttcactgtgtcagtgtcatttaaaagagcgttgtagaaggcagcaaaagtaaagtcaactttcagtgctgatttagCTTAATGGTGGTGGTCTGTCCGTGTCATATCTTTGAAagagaattaaaatgttttgtgggcagccaaatgataatatgcaaagtattgcaaaggtatatttttgaaatgcttgcccataatgttaaggttactatattttggtttttctgtgatattgtaatgtttggttgataaaagtgcattctggtatattcttatgtcgtgtaaattgtcactatggtgtgagctttatcaccaattaaaaagacaccaccttctgcaatgccacactgtttcagatctttttttttaaatcagtttagtaatacattaaaaagcttatgtggatcttcatgatgtaattctacatggctatcactgcctgtttaagtaaatgagtgagtgactaagaaacactattagatccacagtgacttgccacataggaaaaaaaaagatgatatcagtttctgtgctgctacccctgtgtgagctatggtctcagtctggccacccatatgaaaattgtctggctccgccactgcctctggatcaggacacgctgatcggatgacattccgatcagaagtgcgtttacacttgtcttttcaatgtgtatgtggacaacatccagatacagatcgccaagtgtaaacgcacccggtgcgtgacgtcaggcttaacaagcagATTGGATGCCAGGCCTATTAATATATGAATCagtattcatgaggtgcttgcattgactatttatgggtgaaaatgggcgtgtacagggcgggatatgaggctgattcactctccttgacgccctcaacggccaagacgcgcTGCGCcgcggttcggcggcaaccaatcggaacgtagaagtccatctcttgagatgattccagagaaagcagccctgtaaactttggttccgaccacattagttcccaagcaaaatggaggagaagttgataactgctgtggcgggtttcccaatcctatacgacgcgtccctgtttgcgtacagggacataaataaaaaaaatgatgcgtgtctgagattgtttgtgttcctggtgaGTTGCTGATGATTTTACGTCATTAACGTTatacattttctgcaaataagcGGAAATTTTATGCTACCTTTAGCTCCAGAGAatgcaaaacagtgttactgctgcagaatattatttcgttagcaaacgtgtaactacaataaagttttttccaccgatcaatttcttgtggtcagtctgcacaagatcaacaagcttgtttgctttgaggcccctttaaatacaagataagatttcgatctacgtcagagcgtcagcgcgcccaagactctttctacagcgttgttggcagggcagccagagcgatttttgacgcgctcaacggcggcggtctgaacgcacaattaggcggagcgctctgagcgccAGAAGTtgaaaaactcaactctgagcagaaaagcgcttgacgtcatgagccgttttttccattgtccaatcggatgagtggagaggcggggcttcccttgtcGCAATGCTCGGAACGCTTGAAGACACggagaaacttgttgtggctgtttcgggttatttagcaacatacaaaaaaaatcttttcaaagagtcaccaaTAGAGCAGCGcggcgcgcctcgcgttttcgaacatgaaaagcgcgttctgtgtgattgTACCCTAAATCAGTTTTTTATCTACTATAGTTTTTTAACTATCGAgttaaactgtaataaatagaATGTGATTAATTCCAGCTATTTTAAAATTAGATTGTGACATATGGTTTATACTTTATTAATTTCAATTAGAAGTGCTAATTTGTAGTACCTGTAGCGCTGATAATCCCCATGCCTGAGTCCATGCTGCTGCTGAGAATCCTTGATGATCTGCAAGACTGAATCCAGAACTAAGGAATTTCTTAGCCTGGAAATGTCACTTTACCCTATGCGTTAGCCTATAGCATAATGGATAATAAATGTGTAACGTTGCACTACAAATATTCAGACTACAATTAGAGAAGACCTCACAATGTGAAGTATATCATGCCTTTGCCTTAGAAAAGTACATGTTGGTTTCCATAAATATTACCTCTCACAATTAAATCACTTAATTATAAAGTGACACGTATGCCATTACATCTCAACACAACCGCCCGATGTTCTGCTGTAAAGACTGCTGTTATATTGTACCAATGCACTAATAACGGACTCTGTCGCTTTAACAATAAGGATACTCTCCAAGCCCAGACTCCCGTCAACGTTGTTCTCTTTATTTTCGTCCATAGCCGGTGTTTTCACCTCATTTTGTAGCTCTGAAGCCATTTCTCAGTAAGCACACGTCTGACAACTACCCAGGCCTGCGGATGAAGAACTCTCTTTTTCCGCTGCTGTGTTCGCAAAACCAAGGGGTGTATTACCGCCACCTATTGTGGCGTAGTACAAACGAGCTGCGGATCGCATAGTTAAAAAGTGCAGTACATTACTACCATCTACTGGGGTACTCAGTGACTCGCAGTCTGGCAACAGAAAAAGgcagacagacaaacatggctTTAAAAGATCTGTGTCCACTGGGACACTGGTGAGGTCGAGATagagacacactttctccttcacTGTGCTAAATTTAAAGAGGTGAGACTTTCACAAAATTTCAAACCTCATGTCAGAGTTTAAGAGCTCTTCCGAAATAGAGCAAATGCAGACATTACTGTGGGAAAACGCACTCATCAACAGCTGCTAAATTCATACAGCAGCTACACACCCTGTGAAACAAACTACTTTAATCTGTAACAGTTTCTTCCCTTTCACATTACATATTTAACTTTTTATCCTTTGCATGCCACCTTTTTTACTTCTGCTTTAATATTTATAGTGTtgtatgtatattttgtattatagtAAGTATAGTTTTATATAGGTATTATAGtaagtatattattttataagtaTTATAGTATACAAGATCATGCCAGTAAAGTACCTTTTAAATTTAAAAGTGCTGATGAGGTGAAGATCTGAGAAAAACAAAAGTTAAAAGATGAACTAGTTGCTAGTATATTAACATCGCAGTATGTTATGGCTCATataaaggttctttaaaaacaatttatttatctAAAAAGAACaggtttataaaaatataatttttggtCCGACATAAACACTTTACACTCCTTACCAGTAGGTGGCGGAAATGCACTTACATCTGATTTGCCAACTGTCATTACACTAAAAGAAGAAGCAAACTTCTGGGTGGATGTGAGCGGCATGTCTATGGTGAGCGGTATAGTTCTTTGAAGTTAactgattattttattatagacAAACGCACTTACGGAACACATTGATAAAGTACAAGTTGCAAATTTTCAGACCCATGATTCTTTTATAGTCTTATTGGCCACCTTTGTTGATGTTAGTAGACAGTTCGAGAAACTTTGACATTTAACGTAATCTGAACACACTGGATAAATCATGTTTCTGTCTTTTCCTTCGTACTTGCCAGGTTTGGCGTTTGATCTCTCAGGAAAATGTTGCCGCTCTACTGTAGAAAGCGTATTTTACTTTTAGGTGAAAATCTTTCTCGATACCTGCAGCATAGCTCTAAGCACAATGCTACAACTGGCGATGGCTGCGATCAAGTCAGTCTTTTATTGCGACTTTGTGAAGAACGACATTTCATTTCTCCGGATGCTTTCCACACTAGAACTTGTGTATACGGACCTTTAGGTACTGAACTAAAGAAAAACATTCTTGAACAGTGGTGGACTGCAGCAACACGATCACGAGCACGGGTGTTTGGGATTAATACGTCAGTGCACACAAGAACATGTAAGGAATCTGTCATGATTGTCAACTATAGGACTGTTCAAGAAAACTTACAACAGGACAGTTTCACTACAGAAGAAGCATTGAGATTGTTTTTTCAAAACAGTATGTCTGTTCGGTCGAATCTTCTTCAGGGTGAGTGCAGAAAACCCATCTACAGTGAtatgagttaaagggatactccaaccaaaaatcaaaattctgtcatgaattaccccccccccaagttgttccaaacctgaataaatgtatttgttctattgaacaaagaaagatatttggaaaaatgttagcaacaagacatttctgtcaaaaaagtatacaataatttttcctactatggtagtgaataatgtcccagaaatatcagttgctaacattcttcaaattgaccatgtcaagcatgagaagccagcatgtttaacatggtaaagaagtcagaatgcatgaaacactgttgcacaTCCTCTTTAAGGAGCCATTGGCTCCTGTTGGAGAAACAGGcgccaaatttttttttttatgagcCACATTAACTCAaattttttaaatcacatacTTAACCTGGCTCGAAATTAGgcagaggtggtgccatcctgattttgtacacacactcacgtgtaggcctaccgtaccatTAAGTTACacaaaattgaattaaaaaatgacaattattaagtttaAAAGCATTAAGATTTATTCAAGCAAAcagaaaagtttatttaaatttgtgTTTGTCCCTCAAGGTGCTTTGCAGCAGTATATTCAGGCTTTGGAACTTGTGAGTAGGAAATTACCCTTTGGATTGGCAGAGATAGGCCTGTGTCATCAGTCTAATGATCAGTCTTTTGGACATTCACCTGGTTGGTAAGTCTCTtatcatttctgttattttaaatgtgtggcTATTGTAATGAACCCCTTTGTAAGATTAAATCAATccagttgtttattattatttatttaactttaactTATTGGTCAATTTCTTCCAGTTTATCTGAGGTAACAGAATCATctttggtttggttttgttcACCCCGGACCTCTTCACAGTGGATGGATTATTGGGCTCGTCAGCGATTGCAGTGGTGGAGGAAGGTACAGCCTGATGCAGACATAGATTGTGTAAAGTTGCattaataactattttatttaagGAATTAAAATCAGTTGgttaaattgtattttaaaggTATTATATAGAAAttgtacaaatgtaaaatatagctgcaagcaccAAAAGAGCAAAAGCTCAATGCAGAGCCACATAGGGATGGGACGATATGTATCGCGATTCACACGAATTATACCTGTCTAGGGTGATTCTGAAATCGCAAAGGcttcgattctgtgttttatgcacagctcttccgtgaactacggctctttgatcagtaggaagtactgcttgatctaaaatcactatgaGATTGAGttgtttataacgtgcatttgaagaAGGAaaactcgtcaaacatcatcattaaaaatatactttattatcatgaaaatacctggaAAGGTTTGAAGAAGAGCGATAGAATATGCCCAtaggcatttcctggaactacgtgtgtaaatgtgttttggcTAAAAGgaatacagctacctccacagggcatgcgcacttcattACTTCATACTGCATCATTTTTGTCACACTGACAACagttaattactattttttaaattattgtaaggttagggttGAGGTAGGTGTAGGCATTAGCCAATATAATTCATTGTAATTTGATGGtgagattttgcatcacttcttgccgtagctgtatcccttctagccacagCCGTGTAAATGGTACTTCTGCGGCCCATATTTGAAGTTTCTGCAGGAACTCTGGCTTTCGAATGTGgcagcatttaaccgtaattcattgagaaaatGAGCATAAGAACCGCACAATTAATCATCCCATCCCTAGAGCCAAAAGAATATGCAAGAGAAAGATGCAGCATCGTAGACATGTTGGAGAAATTGCAGCACACAGGATTCAGAGATTATTTACGTCCTAAAAGGTTTATATATGACTGCATTGCTGGAAAGGCAATTGaaagaaacacaacaataacaaacacaCTTTCATGAAATCACACCTCACTTGAATAGAACCTGCAACCTTTTTGATCAGGCGTATGCTCCTTATCACagtgcatatactgtatttgactATATATTTGTTTATCTTACAAGCAGAGAGTAAACACACTAAAACCTTTTTGGGATgttaaaaggttttaaaagtACATGTACCtgtatgcatttagcagacacttatTTACAATACCTATTAGAAGAGAGaaaggttatttatttattttttttacagagaagaGCACTTAGGATGTTGCTGTCAAGTTTTcatgtaaaatatttgttttgttttcgacACTCCCGAAGCTTCGAATCTTTTCTCGAAACAGTCAGGGGAAAGTCTTGGTGATTCATGAGGCTTAATTTTCCCATCACTACCTATAAGCTCTTGCACTGCAACTAGCCCCTGCTGCCTCACTGGGTTGATAACGAAATTGCGAATCCTTTGCGGCGCAATGCCGCAACTGTACAAATGACAGTGACGCAGTGTTTTTTGCACTGCAAAAGTGCAAAAAACTTtagtttttagtaaaaatatctaaaacttcttagatcaatatacaattacttgacaagaaaagtgacctaagatgtttagtctagttttatgaaaaataatataagaattaagtaagtttatggtaaaaacaagcaaaaaaatctgccaatggggtgagaagAATAAACTTGAGTTTAGTTGGACCTTTTTCTCAAgtacctaattcaagtttatttttctcatcccattggcagattttttttgcttgtttttaccataaacttacttaattcttatatttttcttcttaaaaagagactaaatatcatttttcttGTCAAGAAAGTGCATCTTGATATAAGAATTTTATTAAGAATATATTTGcactacaaaacaagacaaagacacTTAGTAAGAAATGAATGTCCTTTTTGCAGTgtgtgaagacacccgacataattttgtCGAGAGTCTGAGGTGGCACGAAATTTGACTGAACATTTTGTCGCCTCCAAtttttctatgcaggaaaaaccctggtttCACAAGACT
The Triplophysa rosa linkage group LG7, Trosa_1v2, whole genome shotgun sequence genome window above contains:
- the polg2 gene encoding DNA polymerase subunit gamma-2, mitochondrial isoform X1, with the protein product MLPLYCRKRILLLGENLSRYLQHSSKHNATTGDGCDQVSLLLRLCEERHFISPDAFHTRTCVYGPLGTELKKNILEQWWTAATRSRARVFGINTSVHTRTCKESVMIVNYRTVQENLQQDSFTTEEALRLFFQNSMSVRSNLLQGALQQYIQALELVSRKLPFGLAEIGLCHQSNDQSFGHSPGCLSEVTESSLVWFCSPRTSSQWMDYWARQRLQWWRKVQPDADIDCFALGPSDFSLCDVVDKDLKDGTLRGIKVLYKFPWGLETLETLWSLGNTELQKTYQGTHSKLQCRDGRKVVVPHVISISGDMDKGMLAYLFNSLKQLKKTDSKQKQQTVLKLHPTLTPVKVALDMGRGSNSELRQVCEGLLQEFLEEGIPTWPGYLDTLPLSLENLHTKYDEMGVLFTVLVSETTLKNGLLLVRNRDTTIRETMHITEIKGFLLRYMYASENL